Below is a genomic region from Culicoides brevitarsis isolate CSIRO-B50_1 chromosome 2, AGI_CSIRO_Cbre_v1, whole genome shotgun sequence.
cagaaaaaaattatttttagtgtaatatttcaatttttcccgattttttttttttaataaaaatttgttctgaaaaacttatttttatatccATAAattcggacaaaactattttatttaatttgaagcgacttgaatttccataaattaaCTCCTGTTACCTTAAAGGACCCTCCTAAACCTATCttaatctaaaaaatctaattatcttaaaatatcttacaataaaatgttaaaatctgAGATTGccttgataaattaattcacgttagagataaaaaaatctctgaaTAATATCCACGAGGTTTGTAAATTTGTATTGATTTGTCGTTCAGACGACTCCAAAATGCACAACTTTCACTGACGATCCCGGTTTTTTGCTGTTCCCATCAGGatttcgttcatttttaaGGTCACTTGATTTTGTTCCGTTCATTGTTGTTCGTTGttcgactaaaaaaaaatttcaaattaattttttatataaattttcaaataaaattcttacctggCATCGGATTAAAGTCCTTCAAGTAATCGTCGTTCGGATGACACAACGGCAAACTTTCCGCCAATTCGGGATTTGCCATTCGCGGGTTCAAAACCATCTTTTTCATGCTCACTCCGAGACTTTTATCCTTTCGTCCGGGCATCTCAGGCACAACGGCAATTTGAACGGTATCCGAAAACTTCACTTTATTCTTTTCCTTGTTCGTTTCGCCATCGCGTTTCGGACTTGGAGCATTATTGTTGGTGAGAATCGAGTTAACTTCCTTCTTCGACGGggaattatcttttttaaggGCACTTGCTGGCGGCGTCGGATACATCGACGGTATATTTCCGGCAATTAGGGGATGATTATGGATGATCGGTGGAACGGGAAATACTGGTTTGTAGGAAAATTCGGTGCTGGCGTTGTTATAAGGCGTCGGAAAGAAGGGTTTTGATCTTTGCGGTTGCTGTTGTTGcggaaaaattccaaaattggGCGGATTTTCATTCGACACGGGAATGCCAATTGTTTGGTCGATGCGATTTGAGCGTAAATTTTGTGGGGCGGGTGTTGGAATGACATTCAGCATCTCTTCGGAGGCCCGATAAGCAGTTGCTGGATTCAGAAATGACCGTGGCGTCGGTTTTGGAGGTCGATTACTTAAGTAATCCAGGTTTTCGAGCGAAAAACTACCGTAGTTGTTGTTATCGGGCTCATCGAGTATCCGTCGATCGATTGTGGGTCGATTTTCGTAGACGTTTTCCGCTTGTTTTATGTTTGTTGTGGCGGCGGTCATGATCGAGGTCATCATTTTATTGCGCAATTCCGGCTTGGggatttggattttttgggCGACTGTGGCTTTTACGGGTTGCGGTAACGGTGGCATGTACTGTTGTTGCATATTGCTGCTTTGATACTTCAGCGGGCGATGAATCGGTTCATTTAGCAAGTCGGCAGAATtacttttgtacaattttggTTTCATTATTCCTTCGGGTTTTTTCGCTTTTGGTGTGATTTCTTCGTCCGCAGAGCCATTTCGATCGTTTTCGCGCTCAGAATCTTCCTCGGATTCGCTCTCCGTCATGCATTGCGAGCACGAAGACCGCGAACACGTGGAATGGGAACTCGTACTTCGTGCCTCATCTTCCTCAATTTGCTTGTAAATAACTTCGGCGCGTTTTAGCGCATCTGCTGCCAAGTCGGGACGATCATGTTGCTGCACGACGCGATATAAATCCATAAAAAGATCCGCATCGTTGATGTCAATTGCCAAACTAAACGCTTTTTCGAACGAATTATTGCGCATCATGTAATGGAAAAATCGTCGTGTGATGTCGTCAACTTGGTCCCCGAACTCTTCGACAGTTTCGTCGCATAACGGCTTCACGGGCACATGAAAACTTCCGAGTGCCTTTTGCAGTTGCACTTCCCGTTCCGACGACAGCGGCTGCTTAAAGATGAAATTCGCGATTTTGTGCAGCGATACGAGACACATTGCCCCGTAGGCGTCCCAATTCAAGCTCAGCAGAATATTTATCGCCTTTTCCACGTGTCCCAGCTGGATGTAGTTGTGAACCAAGACGTCTGCCGTGAAACCTGTCTTGTGAATGTCACCTTTCATACCGGCGCCGCCAACAATCCGCAAACAAGCCATCATCCCCGAGTCCAAACACATCACGAGATGCGTGTCATTTGGCGCGTACTTTTCAAAATGCGTCATTACATCGGATTTTTTGCTGAAACACATTTTCACGAGATTCACCGAAGGTCCCGTCAGATAAGTCGAGAGATCCAGAACCGTGCTGGGACTTATTTCATCGGAAAGTAGTTGATTTTTCACGCATGACAACGAAATATCGAAGCATTGCAGTTGGCAACGCTCGTTCGCGATCATCAACAAGGCAGAATCGCAATGCCACGACACGTGTTGCGGGATAAATGCCGCTTTAACGAGATGTGTGATGCCACGACCTTCGTCAAAGAGAATTATTGAAGCGTCAATGCAGCCCAACATGATTTTTTCGTGGTCCGGACTGAAGGAGGCGCAACAAGCCTGCGTTTGGAGCGGGATCGAGGTTACCGAAGTAcgagcaatttttgatttgttcaGCTGATAGACGCAACTTTCGACGGAAACGACGCCTTTTCGCGAAATTCGTTGTTCAATGGAGTGCAATTGGTTTTCGTGCTGCTTGGAGAACTCGATGCAAATCGGATCGAATTCGGTCCAGAAGTAACATTGTAATTCGAGTTTCATGCGGGATAGCTTGTAAATATGCAAATTCGCGCGTTCCTGATCTTTTGTCGTGGGGCGCCACGGATAAACTTCCATTTGGGAGCCTTTTGTCCAAACTGCCAACAAGTCACACGATAAATTGCACGAAAGATGCCGCGGGGTTTTACGAATACTGCCGCCAATGACGAAATGGAAGATTTTCGGCTCCATATTGTGGATTTTTGTGGGTTGACTTCGTCGCACAGGCGGTCGTTGCAGATGCACGAAGGTAATTTGGTTCTCATTGTACGAAATAAGAATGTGCATTTTTGAGACAATGACGTTGTGAACTGCTTCCGAGACGAGTTTCCCgatgaaatatttgtcaaaggCCACGAGCGAGAGTTGCGACGTGTTCGGATGCAGCACAATGTACGCCAGCAAGCCATTCGAGAGCATCAGCTGCACAATATTCGACTGGATCCACTCGCAATAAACCAATTTGTGATGTTTCAGCTTCACTTCCAGCTTTTTCAGGTTTCGTCGGAGACGTTGTGTGTGTTTCTCATTTTCCAAGAATTTGACTGCTGAGGGAGATTCTTGCTGCGCAGCACTTGTTTGACTCCACAAACGGAGTTCGCTGAGCAGTGTTAACATTCTTTTGTGCTGATTTTACTGCATTTACGAcgacaaaagtgaaaaatcaaCCACTTGTTGCATACGACGACATCACCtaattaccaaatttttcgatttcagCTTTTGTAGGGGTAAACTATCATGTGATATGGATGTCCGAGGtgcttatttaaaagtttttacaacattttgacGGGAATTTGAGCAAATATCGcggaaaataaagaaaattttagaggTAAACAAGTCGATCGTGACtggattttgacaaaaaaaacatgaggTTCGTGGCGACGGGAAATCCAAAATGAggcgaatgaaagtgataacgGAAATTCGTCTCGAAATTAGTTCCAATTTTTGCCGCACATCCGCTTTGGTGGCTCCAACCAGGATGTTGACAACGTGCTTGTAGCGCCATCTGGCgacttatcactttcattcgtctcattcgAAATTGGTTCCGATCAATcggaatggaaaaattaatgcCGGAAATGGAAAAATCGGTGCACTTCCGATCGAGAGTTAAGGGCGGATCCAGGGAGCTCTgaaggggggggggggcaaatcaataaaaaattgttttttttttgtcaattttcaggtcttttttgtcaattttcaaatcttttttgtcaatttttgggtatttttgttatttttagtatattttGAGTTGAACCCCCCCTCCCTGGATCCGCCCTTGGCACCAGAAGTCATTATAGCCTCATCAGACAccgattaatttcaataatatgaGGAGTGGGAGTATTCTgagtaaaatagaaaaattttgaaaattttgcctatgaattttccgatgaaaaatatcaatttcgctaatttttagttgagaatttttttttaaatatttttttcaacttttaaaaaattgaacatttttaatacttttaaatttaatataatatttctttttattttcataaatcttGCATTAtgttatctttattttttatagtttctggaaaaaatttttcaaagaattagactaattttcacagaaaaaaattaaaaaacttataatttggaatttgccaaaaaaaaatttaaatttcaaaaaaatcaaaaattcaaaaaaatcgttagaattttttttaaaaatttaaaaaaaaatttttgtttcgaaaatgaatcaattgttaaaataaaagatctaAAATGTCTATAAAGCACACAATTGAATATTATAACTCTTTAAATATGGTGAAAAAGATGCAAAAATCAttgatattattgtttttcattatcattattcattacTCCCACCTCCTTACTTTTTGAGgtccaaaataatgtgaaacattttttgaaattgtacttgccttaattataaaattacataggtaaattctatttaaaaataaattttgtaaaaatttaataaataataaaaaaaatattaaattcgatcacttaaatatataaacttgttaaaaattatttatgtttattaaattcatttattcagtgttcttcgattttttaataccGGAATTTCGAATAATAGTGaaagattgaaaattaattattataaaaatagaaataaattttttttttgaattttaaggtgaatttttgttttgaaattttaattcaatttcaatttaaaaaaattttatattggaaatatgtattgaattttatattatttatatttaaatccaataaatttatttaaatataagagaaaaaaaaataaatttaaattaggtaatttaatctcttgaaaatatttttttagaaatattcaatattcatagaaaattttaaaatttatgacaaattatctttactttcattttatttatttatttattttttttgaaaaattcaattcggcttttataaaaaaaaaaaacaatttgaatttttgaatgattctaatttgttaaaatttttcgttaaactcTCTGTCGAATCTGTTAATTGTAAtttatgtaattaaattattcccCGATGAGCCATTAATGTGACCAACTTGACCATCCCGCTCTGTTGTTCCTcgcattgaaaaacaaaattatcagCAGAGCTTCACCTTTttctatttcttttttttttttattaaatttgatgtttttcatatttatgttTTCAGGATtccttaaaagaaaatttctctccCCGGATGTTCGGTAATTagtatgaatatttaatgaaaagctGCAacgaaataaatacaaatcaattaaagatgaaaatttatggtCTATTGGAATGCGATGTTGTCATCGAAGAAACGATTCAAGTTTTTTcctgtcatcatcatcggaaaatcattaaaagattatttttatctcttgtCTGTTGTCTCTTTGGTCAAACGATATCGGCAATAAATAAGctgatttagttttatttgatttttcccTTGTTTTGTGTTGTTCTTCATGGAATTGCCaaagatcaaaaattcatgagaTGATTGTCGACTGCGTGTCATTCGAACATTAATGGAACGATGGTCGAAAAGGTTAAAGCACATAAATTTCGAGCATTATTAGATTTTGACCCAAAGTGACTTCCAAGCCAATCCTCGTGATGTCAAACACTTACTCACGCGaaaccacgaaaaaaaataaaaaaatgacattaaaaGGATTAACATATGCTCACATGACGCTTAATTAACCTGATTACGTTTGACGAGCAACAACGACTACGACGACGTCGCAAGAGAGAAAGAGTGGATTTATCGCGATTTTTCTATGTACAAAACTGTTTTGTTTCtcgttaaaaatgaaaacgtGCATAATTCAActccaaattaattaatttcaattctcCTGGCATTAGCGTGTCATCATCGCGCGCCGCGTTTTATATGAAGTACTACATGATGTTTGTTAATCATGGCATTTATTATGAGGGACAGGCCTCTTCCAAGTActttacacacaaaatttacgAGTGACACAACTTTTTAGCGAAATCAACTTTGATTGACAGCttttcaagcttttttttttggaatttttttcaaaattaggaattttcattcaaaaacattttccagaagtgctaaatattaaattagctGAACCAGATCGGCAGAAGCGAGAGAACGAAAGTAATTAAAACGTTGTCTGCGTTACAAGTCCGTGtatgcataaaattaatttgttcatCGTCAGAGATCGGcatgaaatgtttaaaatgttatttatttaaataaatgaaatataaaagtgagaaaaaggGTTAAAAAAGCCAACCATTTCATTTtatcataacaacaacaacaacagcaacaactgCAAGCACGCACATTATAAAGTCATGTTTTTCTTGTTGATGGTTTAACCGGGCGGGTACCCAAGTAGCGGAGTAGGTGAACtattatgttaaataaaatacattttatcataattattttctgctgatgatgatgatgaggtgttgtttaaaatgaatgaattcgacgggaaaatacaacaacaacaacaacgaaagtGGCAATCGTCAGTGGATACAAAACAGCAACGCAATGAGGGATAGTTGCTTTTATAATTTGGTAAGTTAAGTTGAGCagtgagaagaaaattattggaaattttagaagggaattgtcatttttttttgtactttgagGTGGCAAAATTTTAACGCTACTttgaaattccaaaaattatgtattttttacgttttttcatatctttcaattttCAGAAGACATCCAAGGGaaatttccgtaatttttgatgaatttcaagcttTAGCAGAAAAagtactgaaaataaaaaaaaaattagtttcaattttttggcagttttgagttataaaatgatgagccctctgacaaatttttatccatttggagcaagatttgacaaaaattgcacataattttttggcagttttgagttataaaatgatttagttttcaaaatgaaagaaaaaaatagtttcaattttttggcagttttgagagattaaaaatgataaattagagccctctgacaaatttttatccatttggagcaagatttgacaaaaattgctttgacacagtttttgacatagtttttgacacagttttgctcttgatttagttttcaaatcaaaactgtgtcaaaagtttcaattttttgcagttttgagttataaaatgattaaaaatgataaattagagctttttatccatttggaaagatttgacaaaaatgtttgtcaaagaaaaaaaaactgttttttcagtttcaattttttggcagttttgagttataaaatgattaaaaatgataaattagagccctctgacaaatttttatccatttatagcaagatttgacaaaaatggctttgacacagtttttgacacagttttgctcttgatttagttttcaaatcaaaactgtgtcaaagaaaaaaaattttttcagtttcaattttttggcagttttgagttataaaatgattaaaaatgataaattagagccctctgacaaatttttatccatttggagcaagatttgacaaaaattgctttgacacagtttttgacatagtttttgacacagttttgctcttgatttagttttcaaatcaaaactgtgtcaaagaaaaaaaattttttcagtttcaattttttggcagttttgagttataaaatgattaaaaatgataaattagagccctctgacaaatttttatccatttggagcaagatttgacaaaaattgctttgacacagtttttgacatagtttttgacacagttttgctcttgatttagttttcaaatcaaaactgtgtcaaagaaaaaaaattttttcagtttcaattttttggcagttttgagttataaaatgattaaaaatgataaattagagccctctgacaaatttttatccatttggagcaagatttgacaaaaattgctttgacacagtttttgacatagtttttgacacagttttgctcttgatttagtttttaaaacaaaactatgtcaaagaaaaaaaattttttcagtttcaattttttggcagttttgagttataaaatgattaaaaatgataaattagagccctctgacaaatttttatccatttggagcaagatttgacaaaaattgctttgacacagtttttgacatagtttttgacacagttttgctcttgatttagttttcaaatcaaaactgtgtcaaagaaaaaaaattttttcagtttcaattttttggcagttttgagttataaaatgattaaaaatgataaattagagccctctgacaaatttttatccatttggagcaagatttgacaaaaattgctttgacacagtttttgacatagtttttgacacagttttgctcttgatttagtttttaaaacaaaactatgtcaaagaaaaaaaattttttcagtttcaattttttggcagttttgagttataaaatgattaaaaatgataaattagagccctctgacaaatttttatccatttggagcaagatttgacaaaaattgctttgacacagtttttgacatagtttttgacacagttttgctcttgatttagttttcaaatcaaaactgtgtcaaagaaaaaaaattttttcagtttcaattttttggcagttttgagttataaaatgattaaaaatgataaattagagccctctgacaaatttttatccatttggagcaagatttgacaaaaattgctttgacacagtttttgacatagtttttgacacagttttgctcttgatttagttttcaaaacaaaactatgtcaaagaaaaaaatttttttcagtttcaattttttttgcagttttgagttataaaatgattaaaaatgataaattagagccctctgacaaatttttatccgtttggagcaagatttgacaaaaattgctttgacacagtttttgacatagtttttgacacagttttgctcttgatttagttttgaaaagaaaaaaaatttttttttcagtttcaattttttgagttttgagttttcaaaaaatgataaattagagccaaaatttttatctttggatgtca
It encodes:
- the LOC134828588 gene encoding WD repeat-containing and planar cell polarity effector protein fritz: MLTLLSELRLWSQTSAAQQESPSAVKFLENEKHTQRLRRNLKKLEVKLKHHKLVYCEWIQSNIVQLMLSNGLLAYIVLHPNTSQLSLVAFDKYFIGKLVSEAVHNVIVSKMHILISYNENQITFVHLQRPPVRRSQPTKIHNMEPKIFHFVIGGSIRKTPRHLSCNLSCDLLAVWTKGSQMEVYPWRPTTKDQERANLHIYKLSRMKLELQCYFWTEFDPICIEFSKQHENQLHSIEQRISRKGVVSVESCVYQLNKSKIARTSVTSIPLQTQACCASFSPDHEKIMLGCIDASIILFDEGRGITHLVKAAFIPQHVSWHCDSALLMIANERCQLQCFDISLSCVKNQLLSDEISPSTVLDLSTYLTGPSVNLVKMCFSKKSDVMTHFEKYAPNDTHLVMCLDSGMMACLRIVGGAGMKGDIHKTGFTADVLVHNYIQLGHVEKAINILLSLNWDAYGAMCLVSLHKIANFIFKQPLSSEREVQLQKALGSFHVPVKPLCDETVEEFGDQVDDITRRFFHYMMRNNSFEKAFSLAIDINDADLFMDLYRVVQQHDRPDLAADALKRAEVIYKQIEEDEARSTSSHSTCSRSSCSQCMTESESEEDSERENDRNGSADEEITPKAKKPEGIMKPKLYKSNSADLLNEPIHRPLKYQSSNMQQQYMPPLPQPVKATVAQKIQIPKPELRNKMMTSIMTAATTNIKQAENVYENRPTIDRRILDEPDNNNYGSFSLENLDYLSNRPPKPTPRSFLNPATAYRASEEMLNVIPTPAPQNLRSNRIDQTIGIPVSNENPPNFGIFPQQQQPQRSKPFFPTPYNNASTEFSYKPVFPVPPIIHNHPLIAGNIPSMYPTPPASALKKDNSPSKKEVNSILTNNNAPSPKRDGETNKEKNKVKFSDTVQIAVVPEMPGRKDKSLGVSMKKMVLNPRMANPELAESLPLCHPNDDYLKDFNPMPVEQRTTMNGTKSSDLKNERNPDGNSKKPGSSVKVVHFGVV